One window of the Streptomyces sp. NBC_00654 genome contains the following:
- a CDS encoding peptidoglycan-binding protein, which produces MNRTVETTAPAGTSPAPARKKRRKVVVALVLVAALGGSGVLAVMRPWEQHGTASAQPSVSHGTVAVQKGSLSTGIQVGGALSYSTPTPVVASGHGTITALPAVGAVVKAGAKLYEVDGRPVVLLTGARPMWRDLGPEISDGPDVEQLKRNLIKLGYADGLGLAADQKFTPATVTAVKRWQRALGEKQTGTVALGSVVMLPRAAVRVQQLGVQLGSALGATAVMTVSGTDLVATAQPADNQLSQFKPNGRVTVKLADGSTIDGRIRSLVRGGSGDGGDNGSDGSGGADKTTVTIALDHQRQAKQAGPTSVTVTVIGETVSDALIVPVTALLALDGGGYGVQVASGTTTRLVRIQLGLVADAKAQITGDVKAGAQVVIPK; this is translated from the coding sequence ATGAACCGTACTGTTGAGACCACCGCCCCCGCCGGCACCTCTCCCGCCCCCGCGCGGAAGAAGCGCCGTAAGGTCGTCGTCGCGCTCGTCCTGGTCGCCGCGCTCGGCGGCTCGGGTGTGCTCGCCGTGATGCGCCCCTGGGAGCAGCACGGCACCGCCTCCGCGCAGCCGTCCGTCAGCCACGGAACTGTCGCGGTGCAGAAGGGCTCGCTGTCCACCGGCATCCAGGTCGGCGGCGCGCTCAGCTACAGCACCCCGACTCCCGTCGTCGCCTCCGGACACGGAACCATCACCGCCCTGCCCGCCGTCGGCGCCGTCGTCAAGGCCGGGGCGAAGTTGTACGAGGTCGACGGACGGCCCGTGGTGCTGCTCACCGGAGCCCGGCCGATGTGGCGCGACCTCGGCCCCGAGATCAGTGACGGACCCGATGTCGAACAGCTCAAACGCAACCTGATCAAGCTCGGCTACGCCGACGGACTCGGCCTGGCGGCCGATCAGAAGTTCACCCCTGCCACCGTCACCGCCGTCAAGCGTTGGCAGAGGGCCCTCGGTGAGAAGCAGACGGGAACGGTTGCGCTCGGCAGCGTCGTCATGCTGCCGCGGGCGGCCGTGCGGGTGCAGCAGCTCGGCGTACAGCTCGGCTCGGCCCTCGGGGCCACCGCGGTCATGACCGTGTCCGGCACCGATCTGGTCGCCACCGCGCAGCCCGCCGACAACCAGCTCTCCCAGTTCAAGCCCAACGGTCGGGTGACGGTGAAACTGGCCGACGGCAGCACCATCGACGGACGCATTCGCTCACTGGTCCGCGGCGGTTCCGGCGACGGCGGGGACAACGGCTCGGACGGCTCCGGTGGCGCGGACAAGACCACCGTCACCATCGCGCTGGACCACCAGCGGCAGGCCAAGCAGGCCGGGCCGACCTCCGTGACCGTCACCGTCATCGGCGAGACCGTCAGCGATGCGCTCATCGTCCCCGTCACCGCGCTGCTCGCGCTGGACGGCGGCGGCTACGGAGTCCAGGTCGCCAGCGGCACCACCACTCGGCTTGTCAGGATCCAGCTGGGGCTGGTCGCCGACGCCAAGGCGCAGATCACCGGGGACGTCAAAGCCGGCGCCCAGGTGGTGATCCCGAAGTGA
- a CDS encoding response regulator transcription factor has translation MRVLIVEDEVDLAAMLAEGLRAEGMVCEVAHDGARALEMTAAAEYDVLVLDRHLPKLSGDAVCRALNTAGYPARILMLTAAGTLADLVDGLGQGADDYLAKPFSYLELIARLRALGRRSPAGSSATVLSRHGVNLDTVRRVAERDGRPLKLTPKELGVLELLLTADGAPVHTEQLRDSLWDAALDPATTAVRVTIHSLRRKLGEPSLITNDPGYGYRL, from the coding sequence ATGCGAGTGCTGATCGTCGAGGACGAGGTGGACCTGGCCGCGATGCTCGCCGAGGGCCTGCGCGCCGAGGGCATGGTCTGCGAGGTCGCCCACGACGGCGCCCGCGCGCTCGAAATGACGGCCGCCGCCGAGTATGACGTCCTGGTCCTGGACCGGCACCTGCCCAAGCTGAGCGGGGACGCCGTCTGCCGGGCCCTGAACACAGCCGGCTACCCGGCCAGAATCCTGATGCTCACCGCCGCCGGCACCCTCGCCGACCTGGTCGACGGCCTCGGCCAGGGCGCCGACGACTACCTGGCCAAACCCTTCTCGTACCTGGAGCTGATCGCCCGGCTGCGCGCGCTGGGCCGCCGCTCCCCTGCCGGCAGCAGCGCCACCGTGCTGAGCAGGCACGGTGTCAACCTGGACACCGTGCGCAGGGTCGCCGAACGCGACGGCCGGCCACTGAAGCTGACACCCAAGGAGCTCGGCGTGCTGGAACTGCTGCTGACCGCGGACGGCGCCCCCGTCCACACCGAGCAGCTGCGGGACAGCCTGTGGGACGCGGCGCTGGACCCGGCCACCACCGCCGTCCGGGTCACCATCCACTCGCTGCGCCGCAAGCTCGGCGAACCGTCACTGATCACCAACGACCCCGGCTACGGGTACCGGCTGTGA
- a CDS encoding HAMP domain-containing sensor histidine kinase, whose protein sequence is MTTTVFAVLGCGLLLLNWLSTRQILKDNRHRIVPASVLAPAQAEPIPGTTPQDSSVPAALTTPAQGFEDFQHTVLSDLLVRSLLLLVVFTALAGLLAWWGSSRSLHRLSRVTAAARRISTGSALDERLGLTGPHDEVRELGDTFDTMLDRLDRSFTAQRRFTSHASHELRTPLTLQRTALEIPLAQGRVPADLRPAFQRALDANARSEHLIAALLTLARGESAQLTPRPADLGDAAVDALADLADEARTAGIRIIADPGPAPVTGDPSLLRQIALNLLANAVRHNHRDGSATVTTGTVGGLAFIEVGNTGPVVDPDDIPALFEPFQRGREHRSDGTGLGLAVVRAITLTHHGELTATPRPGGGLTVRVELPTTQVEQVPQSPGPRGTAPAGSRSDH, encoded by the coding sequence ATGACCACGACGGTCTTCGCTGTCCTGGGCTGCGGGCTGCTCCTGCTGAACTGGCTGAGCACACGCCAAATCCTCAAGGACAACCGCCACCGCATTGTCCCCGCGAGCGTGCTGGCTCCTGCCCAGGCGGAGCCGATCCCCGGCACCACGCCGCAAGACTCCTCGGTGCCCGCCGCACTCACCACTCCCGCCCAGGGCTTCGAGGACTTTCAGCACACCGTCCTCAGCGATCTGCTGGTGCGCTCCCTGCTGTTGCTCGTCGTCTTCACCGCACTTGCCGGGCTGCTCGCCTGGTGGGGCAGCAGCCGCTCACTGCACCGCCTCAGCCGGGTCACCGCGGCGGCCCGGCGGATCAGTACCGGCAGCGCCCTGGACGAACGGCTCGGCCTGACCGGCCCGCACGACGAGGTCCGCGAACTCGGCGACACCTTCGACACCATGCTCGACCGACTGGACCGCAGCTTCACCGCCCAGCGCCGCTTCACCTCCCACGCCTCGCACGAACTGCGCACCCCGCTCACCCTCCAGCGCACCGCCCTGGAGATCCCACTCGCGCAAGGCCGGGTCCCGGCCGACCTGAGACCCGCCTTCCAGCGCGCGCTGGACGCCAACGCCCGCAGTGAACACCTGATCGCGGCACTGCTGACACTGGCACGTGGCGAGAGCGCACAGCTGACGCCGCGACCGGCCGACCTCGGGGACGCCGCCGTGGACGCCTTGGCGGACCTGGCCGACGAGGCCCGGACGGCAGGCATCCGGATCATCGCCGATCCGGGGCCCGCCCCGGTCACGGGCGACCCCTCACTGCTCCGGCAGATCGCACTGAACCTGCTGGCCAACGCTGTGCGGCACAACCATCGCGACGGCTCGGCGACGGTGACCACCGGCACCGTCGGCGGCCTTGCCTTCATCGAGGTCGGCAACACCGGCCCGGTAGTGGACCCGGACGACATCCCCGCCCTCTTCGAGCCCTTCCAGCGCGGTCGGGAACACCGCAGCGACGGGACCGGGCTGGGACTGGCCGTGGTGCGGGCGATCACCCTGACCCACCACGGCGAGCTCACCGCCACCCCACGCCCCGGCGGCGGCCTCACCGTCCGAGTCGAACTGCCCACCACACAAGTGGAGCAGGTCCCGCAGAGTCCGGGCCCACGCGGCACCGCGCCGGCCGGGAGCCGTAGTGATCACTGA
- a CDS encoding bifunctional 2-polyprenyl-6-hydroxyphenol methylase/3-demethylubiquinol 3-O-methyltransferase UbiG, which produces MSNTVPAPQDDRRPTVTAFDSLSSEYEEAFRTFLAHTEGKNSGSAHLASTVAALTRRGVFIDAGAGSGRATAALAGSFERITAIEPSPHLRHRLARACPQARILADSIATAVPEETADLVLCEHVLYHVDTDQWLPTLERLASWTAPGGRTVVVLQNPDGDCMRMLRHFTGHRYDLRSLITPFTATDTHREWRLTLTTVAGTVETPDLDTALTIAQFLLNDAPLPTPPPRLDDLAGYLQDHHRTPDGGYRLTCPQDYLHMERAT; this is translated from the coding sequence GTGAGCAACACGGTCCCTGCTCCACAGGATGATCGCAGGCCGACGGTCACTGCGTTCGACTCACTGAGTTCGGAGTACGAAGAGGCGTTCAGGACGTTTCTCGCCCATACCGAGGGCAAGAACTCCGGCAGCGCCCATCTGGCGTCCACGGTCGCCGCTCTGACACGGCGTGGCGTGTTCATCGACGCAGGCGCCGGGTCCGGCCGCGCCACCGCCGCGCTGGCGGGCTCCTTCGAGCGCATCACCGCCATCGAACCGAGCCCCCACCTCAGGCACCGGCTGGCCCGCGCCTGCCCACAAGCACGCATCTTGGCCGATTCCATCGCGACCGCGGTTCCGGAGGAGACGGCCGACCTGGTGCTGTGCGAGCACGTCCTCTACCACGTGGACACCGACCAGTGGCTCCCCACCCTGGAGCGCCTGGCTTCCTGGACCGCCCCGGGCGGCCGGACCGTCGTCGTGCTGCAGAATCCCGACGGCGATTGCATGCGCATGCTCCGGCACTTCACCGGACACCGCTACGACTTGCGCAGCCTCATCACACCGTTCACCGCCACCGACACCCACCGTGAGTGGCGCCTCACCCTCACCACGGTCGCCGGGACCGTCGAGACCCCCGACCTGGACACCGCGCTCACCATCGCCCAGTTCCTCCTGAACGACGCGCCCCTGCCCACACCGCCGCCCCGCCTCGACGACCTGGCCGGCTATCTCCAGGACCACCACCGGACCCCCGACGGCGGATACCGCCTCACCTGTCCCCAGGATTACCTGCACATGGAACGTGCCACATGA
- a CDS encoding beta/gamma crystallin domain-containing protein — translation MKLPVRRSLGVAAAAMAVLATTVVPATAASAATTPITAVPAATAPAMPYINRTDCNETSYVEVHNNDGKDVLCFANAGQTAVAIYGVNWVESGNNVVTFQFQRSLNNPSLENVTLQKWSTWQAGQNPVHKIISIKIH, via the coding sequence ATGAAGCTGCCCGTGCGCCGCTCCTTGGGTGTCGCTGCCGCCGCCATGGCAGTGCTGGCCACCACGGTGGTACCCGCCACGGCCGCCTCCGCCGCGACCACGCCCATCACGGCGGTTCCGGCTGCGACCGCGCCCGCCATGCCGTACATCAACCGCACGGACTGCAACGAGACCAGCTACGTCGAAGTTCACAACAACGACGGCAAAGACGTGCTCTGCTTCGCCAACGCCGGACAGACTGCCGTCGCCATCTACGGCGTCAACTGGGTCGAGTCGGGGAACAACGTCGTGACCTTCCAGTTCCAGCGGAGCTTGAACAACCCGAGCCTGGAAAACGTCACGCTCCAGAAGTGGTCGACGTGGCAGGCCGGTCAGAACCCGGTCCACAAGATCATCTCAATCAAGATCCACTGA
- a CDS encoding tetratricopeptide repeat protein, with protein sequence MSEHHSDWCLRCGHNHRHGPTGDLSGAIPLFERTLSDTVRVMGEDHPDTLTARNNLACAYESARELNRAIPLFEQTLSDTVRVLSEDHPDTLTARNNLAYAYQSAGDLNRAIPLFEQTLSDTVRVLGEDHPDTLTARNNLACAYESAGDPSGAIPLFEQALSDTVRVMGEDHPDTLTARNNLAYAYHSAGDLSGAIPLFEQTVDARVLVLGETHPSTLTARNNLASAYQSAGDLNRAIPLFEKTLSDTVQVLGKAHPLTKAVRCAHVAACAQRVVDGPKMM encoded by the coding sequence ATGTCAGAGCACCATTCCGACTGGTGCCTCCGGTGTGGGCACAACCATCGCCACGGGCCGACGGGGGATCTGAGCGGGGCGATCCCGCTGTTCGAGCGGACCCTCTCCGACACCGTACGGGTGATGGGCGAGGACCACCCTGACACGCTGACCGCCCGCAACAACCTCGCCTGCGCCTACGAGTCGGCCAGGGAGCTGAACCGGGCGATCCCGCTGTTCGAGCAGACCCTCTCCGACACCGTACGGGTGCTCAGTGAAGACCACCCTGACACGCTGACCGCCCGCAACAACCTGGCCTACGCCTACCAGTCGGCCGGGGACCTGAACCGGGCAATCCCGCTGTTCGAGCAGACCCTCTCCGACACCGTACGGGTGCTCGGTGAAGACCACCCTGACACGCTGACCGCCCGCAACAACCTCGCCTGCGCCTACGAGTCGGCCGGGGATCCGAGCGGGGCGATCCCGCTGTTCGAGCAGGCCCTCTCCGACACCGTACGGGTGATGGGCGAGGACCACCCTGACACGCTGACCGCCCGCAACAACCTCGCCTATGCCTACCATTCGGCCGGGGATCTGAGCGGGGCGATCCCGCTGTTCGAGCAGACTGTGGACGCCCGGGTCCTGGTGCTGGGTGAGACCCACCCCTCCACCCTGACCGCCCGCAACAACTTGGCCTCCGCCTACCAGTCGGCCGGGGACCTGAACCGGGCGATCCCGCTGTTCGAGAAGACCCTCTCCGACACCGTACAGGTGCTCGGCAAGGCCCACCCGCTGACAAAAGCGGTCCGCTGCGCCCACGTTGCAGCTTGCGCCCAGAGGGTTGTCGACGGCCCCAAGATGATGTAG
- the vanX gene encoding D-Ala-D-Ala dipeptidase VanX → MNDNFAFLDECAPGIRWDSKYATWDNFTGKPVDGYLANRIVGTKPLFAALERAREEARSYGFGLLLWDGYRPQRAVDCFVRWSRQPEDGRTKQRHHPHIDRADMFEMGYVATKSGHSRGSTVDLTLYHMATGELAAMGGDHDLMDPISHHGAQGVTQSEARNREHLRSIMEACGFSPYECEWWHYTLKDEPYPDTYFDFPIT, encoded by the coding sequence ATGAATGACAACTTTGCCTTCCTGGACGAATGTGCACCCGGAATACGCTGGGATTCCAAGTACGCCACCTGGGACAACTTTACCGGCAAACCCGTGGACGGCTACCTGGCCAATCGAATCGTCGGCACCAAGCCTTTGTTCGCGGCCCTGGAAAGGGCGCGAGAAGAGGCCCGCTCCTATGGCTTCGGCCTGCTCCTCTGGGATGGATACCGCCCTCAACGCGCCGTAGACTGCTTTGTGCGCTGGTCGAGGCAGCCGGAGGATGGCCGCACGAAGCAGCGACACCATCCGCATATCGACAGAGCCGATATGTTCGAGATGGGATATGTCGCCACAAAGTCCGGCCACAGTCGGGGCAGCACCGTCGACCTGACTCTCTACCACATGGCCACCGGAGAACTTGCCGCCATGGGCGGTGACCACGACTTGATGGATCCGATCTCGCATCACGGAGCACAAGGGGTCACACAATCCGAGGCGCGAAATCGAGAACACCTCCGCTCCATCATGGAGGCCTGCGGTTTCAGCCCATACGAGTGTGAATGGTGGCATTACACCCTGAAAGACGAACCTTACCCGGACACCTATTTTGACTTTCCCATCACGTAA
- the vanA gene encoding D-alanine--(R)-lactate ligase, with product MDKLNVGIVFGGCSEEHPISIKSAQEVAKNIDLDKYEPFYIGITKSGAWKLCDSPGPDWESGNCRPALLSPDRSVRGLLVLEQGRYSTINLDVVLPILHGKLGEDGAMQGLLELTGIPYAGCDVQSSALCMDKSLAYQMTRSAGIATPKFWTVAANENIDPEQLTYPVFAKPARSGSSFGVSKVSQKEELLPAVEIARQYDSKVLIEEAVVGSEVGCAILGNELDLISGEVDRVALSHGFFKIHQEKDPESGSENSTFIVPADISEESRSLVQETAKTIYRALGCSGLARVDMFLKEDGSVVLNEVNTLPGLTSYSRYPRMMAAAGITLTEVIDRMVTLALTGKIR from the coding sequence ATGGATAAGCTCAACGTCGGAATCGTATTCGGGGGCTGCTCCGAAGAACACCCCATCTCCATCAAGTCTGCGCAAGAGGTCGCAAAGAATATCGATCTCGACAAGTACGAACCCTTCTACATCGGGATCACGAAGAGCGGTGCTTGGAAACTTTGCGACAGCCCCGGCCCAGACTGGGAGAGCGGCAACTGTCGTCCGGCGCTGTTGTCACCGGACAGAAGCGTACGCGGATTGCTCGTCCTGGAGCAGGGGCGCTACAGCACGATCAATCTGGACGTCGTGCTGCCCATCCTGCACGGAAAACTTGGCGAAGACGGCGCGATGCAGGGCCTGTTGGAGCTCACCGGCATCCCCTACGCGGGCTGCGACGTACAGAGTTCCGCTCTGTGCATGGACAAGTCCCTTGCTTACCAAATGACCAGGAGCGCGGGAATCGCCACACCGAAATTCTGGACCGTTGCGGCGAACGAGAATATTGATCCCGAGCAGCTGACGTATCCCGTCTTTGCGAAGCCGGCCCGTTCGGGGTCGTCCTTCGGTGTCAGCAAGGTATCACAAAAAGAAGAACTGCTGCCTGCGGTGGAAATCGCGCGACAGTACGACTCAAAGGTGCTCATCGAAGAGGCTGTCGTCGGCAGCGAAGTCGGATGCGCCATCCTGGGGAACGAACTGGATTTGATCTCAGGCGAGGTGGATCGAGTCGCGCTGTCGCACGGGTTCTTCAAGATCCATCAGGAGAAAGACCCGGAGAGCGGATCCGAGAACTCAACGTTCATCGTTCCCGCCGACATTTCAGAAGAGTCGCGCTCGCTCGTTCAGGAGACGGCAAAGACCATCTACCGCGCCCTGGGATGCAGCGGCCTGGCACGAGTGGACATGTTCCTCAAGGAGGATGGAAGTGTAGTCCTCAACGAGGTCAACACATTGCCCGGCCTGACCTCCTACAGCCGTTATCCAAGGATGATGGCGGCTGCAGGGATTACGCTGACCGAAGTGATCGACCGGATGGTGACGCTGGCACTGACGGGGAAAATCCGATGA
- the vanH gene encoding D-lactate dehydrogenase VanH — MTYSEPAHAAVGRTQSLTSSHPTTVAPTGVTVYGCGKDEAALFREMAPRVGAIPTITEAAVSEATVELTNGNRCISVSHKTGIANSTLLALSRAGVAYISTRSVGYNHIDVEYAASVGISVENVAYSPDSVADYTLMLMLMTARHAKSIIRHADVHDYRLNEVRGKELRDLTIGVVGTGRIGVAVMDRLRGFGCRTLAHDSHPTTEADYVPLDKLLQLSDIVTLHTPLTADTHHLLNRHRIEQMKHGSCIINTGRGSLIDTEALVFALESGRLGGAALDVLEGEEGIFYNDCRNKPIDSKALLRLQEMPNVIISPHTAYYTDHALSDTVENSITNCLKFESRNQHG, encoded by the coding sequence ATGACCTACAGCGAACCAGCACACGCGGCGGTCGGCCGCACCCAATCGCTGACGTCCTCGCATCCCACAACCGTCGCGCCCACGGGAGTCACGGTTTATGGGTGTGGGAAGGACGAGGCCGCCCTGTTCCGAGAGATGGCGCCTCGCGTCGGCGCAATTCCCACCATCACCGAGGCAGCGGTATCCGAGGCCACCGTTGAATTGACAAACGGAAACCGATGCATCAGCGTCAGCCATAAAACTGGCATCGCAAATTCCACTCTTCTTGCACTCAGCCGGGCAGGCGTGGCTTACATCTCCACAAGAAGCGTGGGATACAACCACATCGATGTGGAGTACGCAGCGAGCGTCGGCATCTCCGTGGAAAACGTCGCCTATTCACCCGACAGCGTGGCCGACTACACATTGATGCTGATGCTGATGACGGCGCGACACGCAAAGTCCATCATCCGTCACGCAGATGTGCACGATTACCGGTTGAACGAAGTCCGCGGAAAAGAGCTTCGCGATCTGACCATCGGAGTCGTGGGAACGGGGCGCATCGGCGTAGCAGTCATGGACAGGCTGCGGGGTTTCGGATGCCGGACATTGGCCCATGACAGTCACCCCACGACCGAGGCCGATTACGTCCCTCTCGATAAATTGCTGCAGCTGAGCGACATCGTAACGCTCCACACGCCGCTCACCGCGGATACACACCACCTCCTGAATCGCCACCGCATCGAGCAGATGAAGCACGGCTCATGCATTATCAATACCGGACGCGGTTCACTCATCGACACCGAGGCCCTTGTTTTCGCATTGGAAAGCGGCCGTTTGGGCGGTGCCGCGCTGGACGTCCTCGAAGGAGAGGAAGGAATCTTCTACAACGATTGCCGAAACAAACCCATTGACAGCAAGGCGTTGTTGCGGCTGCAAGAGATGCCGAACGTGATCATCAGTCCGCACACCGCCTACTACACAGACCACGCCCTGAGCGACACGGTCGAAAACTCCATCACCAATTGCCTGAAATTCGAAAGCAGGAACCAGCATGGATAA
- the murF gene encoding UDP-N-acetylmuramoyl-tripeptide--D-alanyl-D-alanine ligase, with the protein MVPLSLGEIAAVVGGTVVGDDAVTVTAPAVLDGRLAEPGGLFVAMAGERANGHDFAGQAGEAGAVAVLGSQPTPLPTIVVDDVQAALQTLATHVVAQLRKGLTVVGLTGSQGKTSTKDLLAAVLSNAGPTVATIGSLNNELGVPLTMLRADMGTQYLVLEMGARRIGDIAELAGLVAPDIAVVLNVGKAHLGEFGSRGAIAKAKGELVEGLAPGGTAVLNADDPRVVAMRALTDGPVVTFGRAEHADVRVLDLALDRLGRPSFTLRTADASARVALPLVGAHQALNAAAAAAAGLSAGIPLEVAAAALGTVSLSKWRMELRDLAVGAMLLNDSYNANPDSTRAALDALAAIEGGRRIAVLGEMLELGQESEAEHRAIGAYAAARADVVATVGAGGRSIAAGAGEAAVALADNDAAVDWLRGHIAAGDVVLVKASRGACLDEVAAALT; encoded by the coding sequence ATCGTTCCGCTCAGCCTCGGCGAGATCGCTGCGGTCGTCGGCGGGACGGTCGTGGGCGACGACGCAGTGACGGTGACCGCGCCGGCCGTGCTCGACGGTCGGCTGGCCGAGCCGGGCGGCCTCTTCGTCGCCATGGCCGGGGAGCGTGCCAACGGCCACGATTTCGCCGGTCAGGCCGGCGAGGCAGGGGCGGTGGCTGTGCTCGGCTCCCAGCCCACTCCGCTGCCCACCATCGTCGTCGACGATGTCCAGGCGGCGCTGCAGACGCTCGCCACCCATGTCGTGGCCCAGCTGCGCAAAGGGCTGACCGTTGTGGGGCTGACCGGCTCCCAGGGTAAGACCAGCACCAAGGACCTGTTGGCTGCCGTGCTTTCGAACGCCGGGCCGACGGTCGCCACCATCGGCTCGCTCAACAACGAGCTTGGTGTACCGCTCACCATGCTGCGCGCCGACATGGGCACCCAGTACCTCGTCCTTGAGATGGGAGCTCGCCGCATCGGCGACATCGCCGAGCTGGCGGGCCTGGTCGCGCCCGACATCGCCGTCGTCCTCAACGTCGGCAAGGCACACCTCGGTGAGTTCGGGTCGCGCGGAGCCATCGCCAAGGCCAAGGGGGAGCTGGTGGAGGGGCTGGCGCCCGGCGGCACCGCCGTCCTCAACGCCGACGATCCCCGGGTGGTCGCGATGCGCGCGCTCACCGACGGTCCGGTGGTGACCTTCGGGCGGGCCGAGCACGCCGACGTACGTGTGCTCGACCTGGCGCTGGACCGGCTCGGCCGGCCGTCCTTCACGCTGCGGACCGCCGACGCCTCGGCTCGCGTCGCGCTGCCGCTCGTGGGCGCGCACCAGGCACTCAACGCGGCGGCTGCCGCGGCGGCGGGGCTGTCGGCCGGCATACCTCTGGAGGTGGCCGCGGCGGCGTTGGGCACAGTCTCGCTGTCGAAGTGGCGCATGGAGCTGCGCGACCTCGCCGTCGGCGCGATGCTGCTCAACGACTCCTACAACGCCAACCCCGACTCGACCCGCGCCGCCCTGGACGCGCTGGCAGCAATCGAGGGCGGGCGTCGCATCGCCGTCCTCGGCGAAATGCTCGAACTGGGGCAGGAGAGCGAGGCCGAGCACCGTGCAATCGGCGCGTACGCCGCCGCCCGGGCCGACGTGGTGGCGACCGTCGGCGCGGGCGGCCGTTCGATCGCCGCCGGCGCGGGAGAGGCGGCGGTGGCGCTGGCCGACAACGACGCGGCCGTCGACTGGCTGCGCGGCCACATTGCCGCAGGCGACGTGGTCCTCGTCAAGGCTTCCCGCGGTGCGTGTCTCGACGAGGTCGCCGCCGCGCTCACGTAG
- a CDS encoding helix-turn-helix domain-containing protein yields the protein MDGERGPKGGRTLASKLEHLFETVIPPGRGPYGTEEVAQAITASGASISGSYVWLLRKGQRDNPTMRHLQGIADFFGVPAAYFFDEQVAADVDADLGLLVALRDAGVQNVALRAAGLSSKSLHSISEVIERVRELEGLLKDAPDHRSAERGHQDGKLPSSPGGAVPDERHGEGTST from the coding sequence ATGGACGGCGAGCGCGGCCCGAAAGGGGGGCGCACGCTAGCCAGCAAGCTGGAGCACTTGTTCGAGACGGTCATTCCACCCGGACGTGGGCCGTACGGCACAGAGGAAGTAGCCCAGGCCATCACGGCAAGCGGGGCGTCGATCTCCGGCAGCTATGTCTGGCTGCTGCGTAAAGGCCAGCGGGACAACCCCACCATGCGGCATTTGCAGGGGATCGCGGATTTTTTCGGAGTGCCTGCGGCGTATTTCTTCGATGAACAGGTGGCAGCGGACGTCGACGCAGACTTGGGGCTGCTCGTCGCGCTCAGGGATGCAGGCGTGCAGAACGTGGCGCTACGAGCGGCCGGCCTGTCATCCAAGAGTCTGCACTCGATCAGCGAGGTGATCGAGCGGGTCCGTGAACTGGAGGGTCTGCTGAAGGACGCGCCGGATCACCGCTCAGCAGAACGCGGCCACCAAGACGGAAAGTTGCCGTCGTCACCTGGCGGCGCAGTGCCCGACGAGAGGCACGGAGAGGGTACGTCAACCTGA